The following proteins are encoded in a genomic region of Nicotiana sylvestris chromosome 4, ASM39365v2, whole genome shotgun sequence:
- the LOC138889563 gene encoding uncharacterized protein, translated as MDAIIWNVRSVSTMQAFERLITMHRKHHFEFIGILEPMQQSHKMERYRARIGLAQAVVNVSNKIWAFIDEIFEVTILYNMTQQLTLRLMHSETHVELILTLVYAKCDRIERIEQWDTLYAMASYMTVPWLVGGDFNVIWHEEEKYGALPVSLIEVDDFRYCINTCNLTYLGFEGSIFTWWNRRSEEECIFKRLDRCFGNNELQQTFPGLEITHLSKIGSDHCPMLLKCDIETTPIKKSFRFLNFWTKHETFKDVVKENWNADFSDNPFCIFNYKLKKLKQTLSTWSRATYGDIFQKIASLEEVVMVHERQSEVNPTQMNR; from the coding sequence aTGGATGCCATTATATGGAATGTCAGGTCAGTAAGTACAATGCAAGCATTTGAAAGGCTGATTACAATGCACAGAAAACATCATTTTGAGTTCATAGGAATCCTTGAGCCTATGCAACAGTCTCACAAAATGGAGAGGTATAGAGCAAGAATTGGTTTGGCACAGGCTGTGGTGAATGTGTCAAACAAGATTTGGGCTTTTATTGATGAAATTTTTGAGGTTACTATTTTATATAACATGACTCAACAACTGACTTTGAGATTGATGCACTCTGAAACACATGTTGAGCTCATCCTTACACTAGTCTATGCCAAATGTGATCGCATTGAAAGAATAGAACAATGGGATACGTTGTATGCAATGGCATCATATATGACAGTACCTTGGCTAGTTGGAGGTGACTTTAATGTGATATGGCACGAGGAAGAGAAATATGGGGCCTTGCCAGTTTCTCTCATTGAAGTAGATGACTTCAGATACTGCATCAATACCTGCAACTTGACATACTTGGGTTTTGAAGGAagcatatttacatggtggaataGAAGATCAGAGGAGGAATGCATTTTTAAAAGATTGGATAGATGTTTTGGAAATAATGAATTGCAACAGACCTTTCCTGGATTGGAGATAACTCACCTATCCAAAATTGGGTCTGATCATTGCCCAATGCTGCTAAAATGTGATATAGAAACTACGCCAATTAAGAAGTCATTCAGATTTCTTAACTTTTGGACGAAGCATGAAACCTTCAAAGATGTAGTAAAGGAGAATTGGAATGCTGATTTTAGTGATAACCCTTTCTGCATTTTTAACTACaagttaaagaagcttaaacaAACACTATCTACCTGGAGCAGAGCTACATATGGGGATATATTCCAGAAGATTGCAAGCCTTGAGGAGGTGGTCATGGTTCATGAAAGACAATCTGAAGTCAATCCTACACAGATGAATAGATAA